From Deltaproteobacteria bacterium, one genomic window encodes:
- a CDS encoding beta-propeller fold lactonase family protein, translating into MHRLTLAVLIVAVALLRGPVRADDGGLSVGAVWPPSHGGRSAHASAASASGGAAALPSAVRTVRIVFESPALQCCVAIDPARVPVDPASGRRRVELDHLPPGPAVYTLSGFPTAFAPIPNGITEACVTIPSEIGEACTSSQSATPSFESGAVAVEIISGERFDAPAVQLASVPFIVEGSLSPAANETILSPVPLRFTVVDGGSGIAQASVTVQLKPSGGSVGVLPLTLTACDDATSTPCSAGSSLGVTGFRVERAAQVLPAGLTTARIRASNRALPPSALDFSSSFNVRLATPTITPTQTPTATPTATPTATPTRTFTATATPTLTPTATPTVTPTATPTATPTATPTATITRHATRTRRATFTRTSTPTATPTPTPTATPTPTLTPTRGARVLAYVTNNGDNTVSVIDTYTRSVIATVPVQIRPEGITLTANGRSVYVTNTLSNTVVVIDTATNQLTTAIPILGFHPESIEFAPNRAFAYVPSEFSNTVSVIDTTTNTLTTVIQVGPTPVHDTPASAREDVAFSRDGRRAYVTNETANAVLVIDTATNKVVDRIPVGLNPDPIKALPNGSALYVGNVLADSVSVIDPVRNVVTATIAVGGQPEDIAIAPNGATGYVANARSNSVTVINLITNSILATIPVGPGPSGIALTPDGATAYVTSFVGNSVSVIDIDSLSVVATVAVGKLPVDVAIGVVP; encoded by the coding sequence ATGCATCGCCTGACCCTGGCGGTGCTGATCGTCGCGGTGGCCCTGCTGCGCGGGCCGGTGCGAGCGGATGATGGCGGCCTCAGTGTCGGAGCCGTTTGGCCGCCGTCGCACGGTGGGCGTTCCGCTCACGCGAGTGCGGCCAGCGCGAGCGGCGGCGCCGCTGCGCTACCTTCGGCGGTGCGCACGGTGCGCATTGTGTTTGAATCACCGGCGCTGCAGTGCTGCGTTGCGATCGACCCCGCTCGCGTACCGGTTGATCCGGCAAGTGGTCGGCGCCGCGTGGAGTTGGATCATCTGCCGCCCGGGCCAGCCGTGTACACGCTCAGCGGCTTCCCGACCGCCTTTGCACCGATACCGAACGGAATCACTGAAGCGTGCGTGACAATTCCAAGCGAGATTGGCGAGGCGTGTACGAGTTCGCAGTCGGCGACGCCGAGTTTCGAGAGTGGCGCGGTCGCGGTGGAGATTATCTCCGGTGAGCGTTTCGATGCGCCGGCGGTGCAACTGGCCTCGGTGCCGTTCATCGTTGAAGGATCACTGAGCCCGGCGGCGAACGAGACGATCTTGAGTCCGGTACCGCTACGATTCACCGTCGTCGACGGCGGCAGCGGCATCGCGCAAGCGTCGGTGACGGTCCAGCTCAAGCCTAGTGGCGGCAGTGTGGGAGTCCTCCCGCTGACGCTGACGGCGTGTGACGACGCGACGAGCACGCCGTGCAGCGCCGGGAGCAGCCTGGGTGTCACTGGCTTCCGGGTCGAGCGAGCCGCGCAGGTGTTGCCGGCGGGCCTCACCACCGCCCGCATCCGGGCGAGTAACCGTGCCCTGCCGCCGAGTGCGCTCGACTTCTCTTCCTCGTTCAACGTGCGGCTCGCGACGCCGACCATTACCCCCACGCAGACCCCGACGGCCACGCCGACCGCGACGCCCACCGCAACGCCAACCCGCACCTTCACCGCCACCGCGACGCCAACCCTGACACCGACGGCCACGCCAACGGTGACCCCGACCGCGACTCCGACCGCCACGCCGACGGCCACCCCGACCGCAACAATCACCCGCCACGCGACCCGCACGCGTCGCGCCACCTTCACGCGCACGTCGACGCCGACCGCGACGCCGACGCCGACGCCGACCGCGACGCCGACGCCCACGCTCACGCCCACGCGAGGGGCGCGGGTGCTCGCCTACGTCACCAACAACGGGGACAATACGGTCTCGGTTATCGACACGTACACGCGCAGCGTGATCGCCACGGTGCCGGTGCAGATCCGTCCCGAGGGCATCACGCTGACGGCCAACGGCCGGTCGGTGTACGTGACCAATACGCTCTCGAACACGGTGGTGGTCATCGACACCGCGACCAATCAACTCACGACGGCGATCCCGATTCTCGGCTTCCATCCCGAGAGCATCGAGTTTGCACCCAACCGAGCCTTCGCCTACGTCCCGAGCGAGTTCTCCAACACGGTATCGGTGATCGACACGACGACCAACACCTTGACCACGGTCATTCAGGTCGGACCGACGCCGGTGCATGACACGCCGGCGAGTGCGCGCGAAGATGTCGCGTTTTCGCGTGACGGCCGGCGGGCGTACGTGACCAACGAGACCGCCAATGCGGTGCTCGTCATTGACACTGCGACCAACAAGGTAGTCGACCGCATTCCCGTCGGCCTCAACCCGGACCCCATCAAGGCGCTGCCCAACGGGTCGGCGCTCTACGTGGGAAACGTCCTTGCCGACTCGGTGTCGGTGATCGATCCCGTTCGCAACGTCGTCACCGCTACGATCGCGGTTGGGGGCCAGCCGGAGGACATTGCGATCGCGCCGAATGGCGCGACCGGTTACGTCGCCAATGCGCGGTCCAACAGCGTCACCGTCATCAACCTCATTACCAATAGTATCTTGGCCACCATCCCGGTC